In Paraburkholderia sp. PGU19, a single window of DNA contains:
- a CDS encoding dienelactone hydrolase family protein, producing the protein MLTPERYRTAFRHLVFVTLSILFVALSGPAHAQVERMEVIPFQSTTPTDAEFLEGRPGKPVTIAGELRLPSTRTERFPVVVLLHGSGGISSYVTDWEQDLLAMGVATFTIDSFTGRGIVSVNNDQSKLGRLVQVEDAYRALEILQKHPRIAPESVMLMGFSRGGHAALYASLKRFREMHGPASGQEFAAYVAFYPSCNIGYLRDDDISAKPVRIFHGSADDYVPVAPCREYVGRLQATGKDIKLTEYPGAYHVFDGKAFAMPLKLAQAQTTRNCKLQEALHGEILNAATNKPFTYQDSCVELGPTIAYNPEASAKARAAVKEIMTANGAKPN; encoded by the coding sequence ATGCTTACGCCTGAAAGGTATCGCACAGCTTTCCGCCACCTCGTTTTCGTCACACTCAGCATCCTCTTCGTCGCGCTCTCTGGACCTGCACACGCGCAGGTCGAGCGGATGGAGGTCATTCCATTCCAATCCACCACGCCGACCGACGCGGAATTTCTGGAGGGCCGACCCGGGAAGCCCGTCACCATCGCCGGTGAACTACGGCTACCGAGCACGCGCACTGAGCGATTCCCGGTCGTTGTTCTGCTGCATGGCTCGGGCGGCATCTCAAGCTACGTGACGGACTGGGAGCAAGACCTGCTTGCGATGGGCGTCGCCACCTTCACCATCGACAGCTTTACCGGTCGCGGCATCGTCAGCGTCAACAATGACCAGTCCAAGCTCGGACGCCTTGTACAAGTCGAAGACGCATATCGTGCGCTGGAAATACTGCAGAAACACCCCCGAATCGCCCCCGAGAGCGTGATGCTCATGGGTTTCTCCCGGGGTGGTCACGCTGCTCTCTACGCCAGTCTTAAGCGGTTCCGGGAGATGCATGGCCCGGCATCTGGCCAGGAGTTTGCCGCTTATGTGGCCTTCTACCCGTCTTGCAACATAGGGTATCTGCGGGATGATGACATCTCGGCCAAGCCGGTGCGGATATTCCACGGAAGTGCAGACGACTACGTTCCGGTTGCACCGTGCCGGGAATACGTCGGTCGGCTGCAGGCGACCGGCAAGGATATCAAGCTGACCGAATACCCCGGGGCATATCACGTCTTTGATGGCAAGGCGTTTGCGATGCCGCTGAAGCTGGCACAAGCGCAGACGACAAGGAACTGCAAATTGCAGGAAGCGTTGCACGGAGAAATCCTGAATGCGGCGACGAACAAACCCTTTACGTATCAGGACTCGTGTGTCGAGCTTGGTCCGACCATAGCCTATAACCCGGAGGCATCGGCGAAGGCGCGGGCGGCGGTCAAGGAAATCATGACCGCGAACGGTGCCAAGCCGAATTGA
- a CDS encoding IclR family transcriptional regulator — protein MSDELSDDKSNSIQVIARAARILNVLSVEPGGMRLAEISRIVNLPRSTVQRIISALSQEELVQADRGEGVRLGPALMRMIGRVHTDVVAITRPHLELLSKQLRETVVLCRVSGRRLAYVHAVVAEHVLRVTPGVGGDLPLHCTSGGRALLALHTGLVDEAFLGASLEKMTEATVTDIAELRHIVAETREAGFGWESEESIVGVSSMAVAIDTVHGQYAVAVVAPTSRALPLKHEMAERLLKLKADLRVELGGSDHDN, from the coding sequence ATGAGCGACGAGCTAAGCGACGACAAGTCCAATTCGATACAGGTGATAGCCCGGGCAGCCAGGATTCTGAACGTCCTCAGTGTTGAACCCGGAGGTATGCGTCTGGCCGAGATTTCGCGAATAGTCAATCTTCCCCGTTCGACGGTTCAACGTATCATCTCGGCGCTGAGCCAGGAAGAGCTTGTCCAGGCTGACCGCGGGGAAGGTGTGAGGCTCGGTCCTGCCTTAATGCGAATGATTGGGCGAGTCCATACCGACGTCGTGGCGATAACGAGACCTCACCTCGAACTTCTCTCCAAACAACTGCGAGAGACTGTAGTTCTCTGCCGCGTTAGTGGCCGACGTCTCGCATATGTGCATGCTGTTGTCGCAGAACACGTTTTGAGAGTAACGCCCGGGGTTGGGGGCGACCTTCCACTTCACTGCACGAGTGGCGGCCGTGCGCTATTAGCGCTTCACACGGGCCTGGTTGACGAAGCTTTCCTCGGCGCAAGTTTGGAAAAGATGACAGAGGCCACGGTAACCGATATCGCCGAATTGAGACACATCGTGGCGGAAACCCGTGAAGCCGGATTCGGCTGGGAGTCGGAAGAATCTATTGTGGGCGTCTCGTCAATGGCGGTCGCAATCGATACCGTCCATGGGCAATATGCTGTCGCGGTCGTGGCGCCCACATCTCGAGCACTTCCTCTGAAGCACGAAATGGCTGAACGTTTGCTCAAGCTAAAGGCGGACTTGAGGGTCGAGTTAGGCGGCAGCGACCACGACAACTAG
- a CDS encoding LysR family transcriptional regulator encodes MAESLTESRIVYFYEAVRFGSIRAAADWLNVAPSAVSRQIGLLERELDAALVERHARGVKPTEAGEYLIEYYREQMAHKEDLISRLQELRGLRTGHVNVVLGEGFVSDMLSGPMQQFCKHYPGIKVNLDLAGTNEVMRKITEDEGDIGLVYNPPPEPKIVCRASRMQPLMAIVGPGFPRAQREKAMTVRELASFPLAAAHPSFGTRQMLEAVEFAEKIRLDPIVTTNSISILKQFVKSGLGIACLPAFSVSTELDAGELFAIPIDHPLLTNAEAQLVTRVGRKLSVASNKLLQLMHSQMRAFR; translated from the coding sequence ATGGCAGAGAGTCTGACGGAGAGCAGGATTGTCTATTTCTACGAAGCCGTACGATTCGGCAGCATTCGCGCAGCGGCAGACTGGCTGAACGTCGCGCCCTCGGCCGTGAGCAGACAGATAGGGTTACTGGAGCGAGAACTCGATGCCGCGCTGGTCGAGCGGCATGCCCGCGGAGTGAAACCTACGGAGGCCGGAGAGTACCTCATCGAGTACTACCGCGAGCAGATGGCGCACAAGGAGGACCTCATCAGCCGCTTGCAGGAATTGCGCGGCTTGCGCACGGGGCACGTCAACGTTGTGCTCGGCGAGGGATTCGTATCCGACATGCTGTCGGGCCCGATGCAGCAGTTTTGCAAACACTATCCGGGCATCAAGGTCAATCTCGACCTCGCCGGAACGAACGAGGTCATGCGCAAGATTACCGAAGACGAGGGTGATATCGGGCTCGTTTACAACCCGCCGCCCGAACCCAAGATTGTCTGCAGGGCATCGCGCATGCAGCCACTGATGGCGATCGTTGGCCCGGGCTTTCCTCGCGCGCAACGTGAAAAAGCGATGACAGTGCGAGAGCTGGCGTCCTTTCCGCTGGCGGCGGCGCATCCCTCTTTTGGTACCAGGCAGATGCTCGAGGCCGTCGAGTTTGCCGAGAAAATACGCCTTGATCCGATCGTCACAACCAACTCGATATCCATCCTCAAGCAGTTCGTCAAATCGGGGCTGGGCATTGCATGTTTGCCGGCGTTTTCCGTCTCGACTGAGCTGGACGCGGGAGAACTCTTCGCGATTCCCATTGATCATCCGCTGCTTACAAACGCGGAGGCACAGCTCGTAACGCGCGTCGGCCGAAAGCTGTCCGTCGCCTCGAACAAGCTACTCCAGCTGATGCATTCGCAGATGCGCGCATTTCGTTAG
- a CDS encoding NAD(P)-dependent oxidoreductase, with product MKTVGVIGLGNMGRGMALSLKRGGFDVLGYDAAPGVADKLQRDGVQARASIADIARNSDVLILSLPTSEIVEQVVLGVGGVAASAKPGLIVVDTTTAEPGSTRKVAAALAELKVGFVDGPVSGGPKGAATATMTMVLGGADEDVAAVEPVLAVMSAKRVHVGPVGAGHVTKIINNMLTGVHLLAASEAVRAAEANGVDPEKLVEALNGGSGKNSATLTNYPTWIFNGKFDSGFTMKLMRKDVRLAMALLESAHATAPIAKEAGRLWAASADTIGDAEDFNRIVQFIDKQ from the coding sequence ATGAAGACGGTTGGAGTAATTGGTCTGGGCAATATGGGGCGCGGGATGGCGCTCTCGCTCAAGCGAGGCGGTTTCGACGTGCTCGGCTATGACGCCGCGCCCGGCGTTGCAGACAAATTGCAGAGAGACGGCGTTCAGGCGCGCGCTTCCATCGCTGATATCGCGCGTAATTCCGACGTGCTGATTCTTTCGCTGCCGACTTCCGAAATCGTCGAGCAGGTCGTGCTCGGTGTAGGGGGCGTTGCCGCCAGTGCGAAGCCGGGCCTGATCGTCGTGGACACGACGACTGCAGAGCCGGGCAGCACGCGCAAGGTTGCTGCCGCCCTCGCTGAGCTCAAGGTGGGCTTCGTCGACGGTCCTGTCAGCGGTGGCCCCAAGGGTGCAGCGACTGCCACGATGACGATGGTTCTGGGTGGTGCCGACGAAGACGTCGCAGCAGTTGAGCCCGTCCTTGCCGTGATGAGCGCCAAGCGCGTCCACGTCGGCCCCGTCGGTGCGGGTCATGTCACCAAGATCATCAACAACATGTTGACGGGTGTTCATCTTCTGGCCGCGAGCGAAGCCGTTCGGGCCGCCGAAGCGAATGGCGTCGACCCGGAAAAACTGGTCGAGGCACTCAATGGCGGCTCGGGTAAGAACAGCGCAACGCTGACGAATTATCCGACGTGGATTTTCAACGGCAAGTTCGACTCGGGATTCACGATGAAGCTCATGAGAAAGGACGTGCGCCTTGCGATGGCGCTGCTCGAGAGCGCGCACGCTACCGCGCCGATCGCGAAGGAAGCTGGCCGTCTGTGGGCCGCGAGCGCGGACACCATCGGCGATGCAGAAGACTTCAACCGCATCGTCCAGTTCATCGACAAACAGTAA
- a CDS encoding aldehyde dehydrogenase family protein, with the protein MSKNAEDLLVAFQHFFPNAKTIGSYVGGELVEGAGETIQLFDAATGDESIAYKDGGVAVVEQAAAAAVRAQKQWWALTHAARGRVMFEIAREVRAEAEAIARLESLGSGKPIRDCRGEVAKVAEMFEYYGGWADKFYGEVIPVPTSHLNYTRREPAGTVLQITPWNAPVFTCGWQVAPAISMGNAVLLKPSELTPTSSIVIGLLCERAGAPKGLVNVLAGLGQTVAQSAIAHKAIKKVVFVGSPATGARIAEAAAKRVLPCVLELGGKSANIIFGDADLKRAALTAQAAIFAGAGQSCVAGSRLLVQRDVYDEFVAMVATGAKKVKVGEPLDDRTEVGPINNRRQYEHVMSMIDKGVAAGATLASGSQERSSAGYFVSPTVLSNVTNEMAVAREEIFGPVVAAIPFDTEDEAIAIANDTEFGLAGAVWTTDVARSHRVAAQVDAGTFWVNGYKTINVASPFGGFGLSGYGRSSGVEALYEYTQTKSVWVETAKEPPTAFGYL; encoded by the coding sequence ATGAGCAAGAACGCAGAAGACCTTCTCGTGGCGTTTCAGCACTTCTTCCCGAATGCAAAGACCATCGGTTCGTATGTCGGCGGCGAACTGGTGGAAGGCGCGGGTGAAACCATTCAACTCTTCGACGCCGCTACGGGCGATGAGAGCATCGCGTATAAAGACGGCGGCGTAGCCGTCGTCGAACAGGCCGCCGCCGCAGCCGTGCGCGCGCAGAAACAGTGGTGGGCGCTCACGCATGCGGCACGCGGCCGTGTGATGTTCGAGATCGCCCGCGAAGTGCGCGCGGAAGCGGAAGCCATCGCGCGGCTCGAATCGCTCGGCTCGGGCAAGCCGATCCGTGACTGCCGCGGTGAAGTCGCGAAGGTCGCCGAGATGTTCGAGTACTACGGCGGCTGGGCCGACAAGTTCTACGGCGAAGTGATTCCCGTGCCGACCTCGCATCTGAACTACACGCGCCGCGAGCCGGCTGGCACCGTGCTGCAAATCACGCCGTGGAATGCGCCCGTTTTCACATGCGGCTGGCAGGTCGCGCCCGCTATCTCGATGGGTAACGCAGTGCTTTTGAAGCCGTCCGAACTTACGCCGACCAGCTCTATCGTCATCGGTCTGCTCTGCGAGCGCGCGGGCGCGCCGAAGGGGCTCGTGAACGTGCTGGCAGGTCTGGGGCAGACCGTCGCGCAGTCGGCCATCGCGCACAAGGCCATCAAGAAAGTGGTGTTCGTCGGCTCGCCGGCGACGGGCGCGCGGATCGCCGAGGCGGCTGCCAAGCGCGTGCTGCCGTGTGTGCTCGAACTGGGTGGCAAGTCTGCCAACATCATCTTCGGCGACGCTGACCTGAAGCGCGCGGCACTGACCGCGCAGGCGGCCATCTTCGCCGGTGCTGGCCAGAGCTGCGTGGCGGGCTCGCGCCTGCTCGTGCAGCGCGACGTCTATGACGAGTTCGTCGCGATGGTTGCCACGGGTGCAAAGAAAGTCAAGGTTGGCGAGCCGCTCGACGACAGGACGGAAGTGGGTCCGATCAACAACCGCAGGCAGTACGAGCACGTCATGTCGATGATCGACAAGGGCGTGGCGGCGGGTGCAACGCTCGCATCGGGTTCGCAGGAACGCTCGAGCGCGGGCTACTTTGTTTCGCCGACGGTGCTGTCGAACGTCACCAACGAGATGGCAGTCGCGCGTGAAGAAATCTTCGGGCCGGTGGTGGCAGCGATTCCGTTCGACACGGAAGACGAAGCCATCGCAATTGCCAACGATACCGAGTTTGGCCTCGCCGGCGCAGTGTGGACCACCGACGTCGCGCGCTCGCATCGCGTGGCAGCGCAAGTCGATGCCGGCACTTTCTGGGTGAATGGCTACAAGACCATCAACGTGGCGTCGCCGTTCGGCGGCTTCGGTTTGAGCGGTTACGGTCGTTCGAGCGGTGTCGAAGCACTCTACGAATACACGCAGACGAAGAGCGTCTGGGTCGAAACCGCGAAGGAACCACCCACGGCCTTCGGCTACCTTTAA
- a CDS encoding DUF3100 domain-containing protein — translation MNSITMHSSGGRGVRTAKLLVFAAGVILLAELIGSFTFKIGPGKVVLLPMIWALLLGAAIGVISARSSSAARLDVKTQFYAAAILQPALLLFIAKLGLMIGSALPKLASAGWALAFQELGHFVGTILLGLPLALLLGIKREAIGATFSVGREPSLAIIGEKYGMDSAEGRGVLAEYLTGTIFGAVFIAIFAGFVASLNIFDPLALAMGSGVGSGSMMAAASGAIAAQQTPEVAKSVLTFAAASNLITTTVGTYFTLFISLPMALFGYRILEPLIGRTTSASNASEAAEASRPKLGDVQTEAPHLSYGGKVLAWVVTAVFALVCDWMAHGTTPLAGLPGMLIMLLAVVVGDALSTLTGRKIPAVCWVSFAAMYATSPWCPWGAQLADLSARNDFLGVTTPMLAFAGLSIAKDLPAFRRLGWRIVLVSFVANAGTFLGATVVAQLFHI, via the coding sequence ATGAATAGCATAACAATGCACTCATCCGGCGGCCGAGGCGTGCGCACGGCCAAGCTACTTGTCTTCGCTGCGGGCGTGATTCTGCTTGCCGAGCTGATCGGATCTTTCACGTTCAAGATTGGCCCGGGCAAGGTGGTTCTCCTGCCGATGATCTGGGCGCTTCTGCTCGGTGCGGCGATCGGGGTGATCAGTGCGCGATCGAGCAGCGCCGCGCGCCTCGACGTGAAAACGCAGTTTTACGCTGCGGCCATCCTGCAGCCTGCGTTGCTGCTCTTCATTGCAAAGCTTGGGTTGATGATTGGCAGTGCGTTACCCAAGCTCGCGTCCGCAGGCTGGGCGCTTGCCTTCCAGGAGTTGGGGCATTTTGTCGGCACGATCCTGCTTGGCTTGCCGCTCGCACTGCTGCTCGGAATCAAGCGCGAAGCCATCGGCGCCACCTTCTCGGTCGGCCGTGAGCCGAGTCTCGCCATCATCGGTGAGAAGTACGGGATGGACTCGGCCGAGGGGCGTGGCGTGCTGGCGGAGTATCTCACTGGAACCATCTTCGGCGCGGTCTTTATCGCGATATTCGCGGGCTTCGTCGCAAGTCTGAATATCTTCGACCCGCTCGCACTCGCGATGGGTTCGGGCGTGGGTTCGGGCAGCATGATGGCAGCGGCGTCGGGCGCTATCGCTGCGCAGCAGACGCCCGAGGTTGCCAAGTCGGTGCTGACGTTTGCGGCTGCGAGCAATCTGATCACGACGACGGTGGGCACGTACTTCACGTTGTTCATTTCGCTGCCGATGGCATTGTTCGGCTACCGCATTCTCGAGCCGCTGATTGGCCGTACGACCAGCGCATCGAACGCGTCCGAAGCGGCAGAAGCCAGCCGACCGAAACTCGGCGATGTGCAGACGGAAGCGCCGCATCTCAGCTATGGCGGCAAAGTGCTGGCATGGGTCGTCACCGCCGTGTTCGCACTGGTATGCGACTGGATGGCACACGGAACGACGCCGCTGGCAGGACTGCCCGGGATGTTGATCATGCTGCTTGCTGTCGTTGTTGGCGACGCGCTTTCCACGCTGACGGGACGCAAGATCCCCGCGGTGTGCTGGGTCTCGTTCGCAGCGATGTACGCGACGTCTCCCTGGTGCCCCTGGGGCGCACAGCTGGCCGATCTGAGCGCGCGGAACGATTTTCTTGGCGTGACCACGCCGATGCTGGCCTTCGCCGGTCTCTCGATTGCGAAGGACTTGCCCGCTTTCCGCCGACTGGGTTGGCGCATCGTGCTCGTCTCGTTCGTTGCCAACGCAGGCACGTTCCTCGGTGCGACCGTCGTCGCGCAACTGTTCCACATTTAG
- a CDS encoding M20 aminoacylase family protein, whose product MNAIAEIQAFSEEMTAVRRDIHAHPELGYNVNRTADLVAGKLEEWGLPVVRGVGKTGLVATLKRGNSTRAIGLRADMDALPMREANQFAHRSTVQGAMHACGHDGHTTMLLGAAKYLAKSGDFDGTAHFIFQPAEEEGAGAQAMIDDGLFERFPVDAVFGVHNWPGIPEGHFGVRPGPIMASTSLFRITVTGAGCHGAMPHLGEDPVFAVAQIVSALQSILTRNKNPLDAAALSVTQIHAGEAQNVVPTDAWLGGTVRTFSEATLDLIESRVRAIVSSIASGLGCRSEIEFSRNYPPTINDPEQTALAVEVMREVVGDQAVDAAIQPTMAAEDFSFMLRAKPGCYAFIGNGGGDHRIVGHGAGPCLLHNASYDFNDRLLPVGSTYFVRLVERFLKRP is encoded by the coding sequence ATGAACGCTATTGCCGAAATCCAGGCATTCTCAGAGGAGATGACTGCAGTCCGTCGTGACATCCACGCGCACCCGGAGCTGGGATACAACGTGAACAGGACGGCCGATCTCGTCGCCGGCAAGCTGGAGGAATGGGGCTTGCCGGTTGTCCGCGGAGTTGGCAAAACCGGCTTGGTTGCTACCCTGAAGCGTGGAAACAGCACTCGCGCGATTGGACTGCGCGCGGACATGGACGCGTTGCCCATGCGGGAAGCCAACCAGTTCGCGCATCGCTCCACCGTGCAGGGCGCAATGCATGCATGCGGGCACGACGGTCACACGACCATGCTGCTTGGCGCAGCAAAATATCTCGCGAAGTCGGGCGATTTCGACGGCACCGCGCATTTCATTTTTCAGCCTGCCGAGGAAGAAGGTGCGGGCGCGCAGGCGATGATCGACGACGGTCTGTTCGAGCGCTTTCCTGTCGATGCCGTTTTCGGCGTGCACAACTGGCCGGGCATTCCGGAGGGACACTTCGGCGTGCGTCCCGGCCCGATCATGGCATCGACAAGTCTCTTCAGGATTACGGTGACGGGCGCGGGATGCCACGGCGCGATGCCACATCTTGGTGAAGACCCGGTGTTTGCGGTGGCGCAGATTGTCAGCGCATTGCAGAGCATCCTGACCCGCAACAAGAATCCTCTCGATGCTGCAGCCTTGTCGGTGACACAGATTCACGCGGGTGAAGCGCAAAACGTCGTACCCACCGACGCCTGGCTGGGCGGCACCGTGCGCACGTTTTCGGAAGCGACGCTCGACCTCATTGAAAGTCGCGTGCGAGCCATCGTCTCGTCGATTGCGTCTGGCCTTGGCTGTCGCAGTGAGATCGAGTTCAGCCGGAACTATCCGCCGACCATCAACGACCCTGAACAAACAGCGCTGGCGGTCGAAGTCATGCGTGAAGTAGTCGGTGATCAGGCTGTCGACGCGGCGATTCAGCCCACGATGGCTGCCGAAGACTTTTCGTTCATGCTGCGAGCAAAACCGGGTTGCTACGCGTTCATCGGTAATGGCGGCGGCGACCATCGCATCGTGGGGCATGGAGCAGGGCCGTGCCTGTTGCACAACGCGAGTTACGATTTCAACGACCGCTTGCTTCCCGTGGGGTCGACGTACTTCGTGCGGCTCGTGGAGCGGTTTTTGAAGCGCCCTTGA
- a CDS encoding aspartate aminotransferase family protein, producing the protein MTTPHPSRNTFDTVMAPVYAPARVIPVRAQGSRVWDEEGRDYVDLTSGIAVCALGHAHPALVETLTRQAEQLWHVSNVFTNIPALKLALRLTEATFAENAFFANSGAEANEAALKLARRVAIDRFGTEASKTRIISFEQSFHGRTLFTVSVGGQQKYSDGFGPLPGDISHIRFNDIDAALAAIDDQTCAVIVEPVQGEGGVIPATADFLRCLRDACTRHNALLIFDEVQTGVGRTGSLFAYMDVGVTPDILTTAKALGNGFPIGAVLTTTDIGKHFSVGTHGSTYGGNPLATAVADRVVELINTPQVLDGVRERSAHILASLRSLNSRTGVFRELRGVGLLIGAELSDVYQGRSKDIMTAALEHGVMILNAGPSVLRFAPALNIPYECLDEGLARLERAIDSFRSE; encoded by the coding sequence GTGACCACACCACATCCATCACGCAACACGTTCGATACTGTTATGGCCCCCGTCTATGCGCCCGCACGGGTGATACCCGTGCGGGCGCAAGGCTCTCGCGTCTGGGACGAAGAGGGCCGGGACTACGTGGACCTGACGAGCGGCATCGCCGTTTGCGCTCTCGGTCATGCGCATCCCGCGCTGGTCGAAACGCTCACCAGACAGGCTGAACAGCTATGGCATGTGAGTAACGTCTTCACGAACATCCCCGCACTCAAACTTGCATTGCGTCTGACCGAGGCGACCTTCGCGGAGAACGCCTTTTTCGCGAATTCCGGTGCAGAAGCAAACGAGGCTGCGCTCAAGCTTGCCCGACGCGTGGCGATCGACCGGTTTGGAACGGAGGCGAGCAAGACCAGGATTATTTCCTTCGAGCAATCTTTCCACGGGCGCACGCTATTTACCGTCAGCGTCGGCGGCCAGCAGAAATACTCGGACGGATTCGGCCCGCTACCGGGCGACATCTCGCATATCCGATTCAACGATATCGACGCAGCGCTGGCTGCCATTGACGATCAGACCTGCGCGGTGATCGTGGAGCCGGTCCAGGGCGAAGGTGGCGTTATTCCGGCAACGGCCGACTTCCTGCGATGCCTGCGCGATGCCTGCACCAGGCACAACGCGCTTCTCATCTTCGACGAAGTGCAGACAGGCGTCGGTCGCACCGGTTCGCTCTTCGCGTACATGGACGTCGGTGTGACGCCGGATATCCTCACGACAGCCAAAGCCCTTGGAAACGGTTTCCCGATCGGCGCGGTGCTCACCACCACGGACATCGGCAAACACTTCTCCGTTGGAACGCACGGCTCGACGTATGGCGGAAATCCGTTGGCCACCGCCGTTGCGGACCGAGTTGTCGAACTCATCAACACCCCGCAAGTTCTCGACGGTGTTCGCGAGCGTAGCGCTCACATCCTTGCGAGCCTGCGCTCGCTCAATTCCCGCACCGGCGTGTTCCGCGAGCTTCGGGGCGTGGGATTGCTGATCGGCGCGGAGTTGAGCGACGTGTATCAGGGACGCTCGAAAGACATCATGACGGCCGCGCTCGAACACGGCGTCATGATTCTGAATGCGGGTCCGAGCGTCCTGCGATTCGCCCCGGCGCTCAACATTCCGTACGAATGTCTTGACGAAGGGTTGGCACGCCTGGAGCGCGCGATCGACTCTTTCAGGTCCGAGTAA
- a CDS encoding S-(hydroxymethyl)glutathione dehydrogenase/class III alcohol dehydrogenase: MKTKAAIAWKAGAPLTIEEVDLEGPRAGEVLIEVKATGICHTDYYTLSGADPEGIFPAILGHEGAGVVVDTGPGVGALKKGDHVIPLYTPECRQCKFCLSRKTNLCQAIRSTQGKGLMPDATSRFSLDGKPLFHYMGTSTFSNYIVVPEIAVAKIREDAPFDKVCYIGCGVTTGVGAVVYSAKVEAGANVVVFGLGGIGLNVIQGAKMVGADKIIGVDINPGRVELAKKFGMTHFINPKEVENVVDHIVQLTDGGADYSFECVGNTTLMRQALECTHKGWGQSFIIGVAAAGEEISTRPFQLVTGRQWKGSAFGGARGRTDVPKIVDWYMEGKINIDDLITHHLKLDQINEGFDLMKKGESIRSVVIY; this comes from the coding sequence ATGAAGACGAAAGCGGCAATCGCATGGAAGGCAGGGGCACCGTTGACGATCGAAGAAGTCGACCTCGAAGGTCCGCGCGCGGGTGAAGTGCTGATCGAAGTGAAGGCAACGGGCATCTGCCACACCGACTACTACACGTTGTCGGGCGCCGATCCGGAAGGCATCTTCCCGGCGATCCTTGGCCATGAAGGCGCGGGCGTCGTCGTCGATACCGGTCCGGGCGTCGGCGCGCTGAAGAAGGGCGATCACGTGATTCCGCTCTACACGCCCGAGTGCCGCCAATGCAAGTTCTGTCTGTCGCGCAAGACGAACCTGTGTCAGGCGATCCGCTCGACGCAAGGCAAGGGTCTGATGCCCGATGCGACGTCGCGCTTCTCGCTCGACGGCAAGCCTTTGTTCCACTACATGGGCACGTCCACGTTCTCGAACTACATCGTCGTGCCGGAGATCGCGGTGGCGAAGATCCGCGAAGACGCACCGTTCGACAAGGTCTGCTACATCGGCTGCGGTGTGACGACAGGTGTCGGCGCTGTCGTCTATTCGGCCAAGGTCGAGGCGGGCGCGAATGTCGTCGTGTTCGGTCTGGGCGGCATCGGGCTGAATGTGATCCAGGGCGCCAAAATGGTCGGTGCTGACAAGATCATCGGTGTCGATATCAATCCGGGCCGCGTCGAACTCGCGAAGAAGTTCGGCATGACGCACTTCATCAACCCGAAGGAAGTCGAGAACGTCGTCGATCACATCGTGCAGCTGACGGATGGCGGCGCGGACTATTCGTTCGAATGCGTCGGTAATACGACGCTGATGCGCCAGGCGCTCGAATGTACGCACAAGGGCTGGGGCCAGTCGTTCATCATCGGCGTGGCGGCGGCGGGCGAGGAAATCAGCACGCGGCCGTTCCAGCTGGTCACGGGGCGTCAATGGAAGGGCTCGGCGTTCGGCGGCGCGCGCGGCCGCACCGATGTGCCGAAGATCGTCGACTGGTACATGGAAGGCAAGATCAACATCGACGATCTGATCACGCACCACCTGAAGCTCGACCAGATCAACGAAGGCTTCGATCTGATGAAGAAGGGCGAGTCGATCCGCTCGGTCGTCATCTACTAA